The Takifugu rubripes chromosome 3, fTakRub1.2, whole genome shotgun sequence genome contains a region encoding:
- the LOC101078453 gene encoding ubiquitin-conjugating enzyme E2 T isoform X3, with the protein MAAAAILGSEEEEKRRRPEREIQNSFCFSQILFFDNNMQRTSRLKRELQMLSTEPPPGITCWQTEERLDELRAQIVGGTETPYEGGIFTLEIKVPERYPFEPPNIRFLTPIYHPNIDNSGRICHDALKLPPKGAWRPSLNISTVLTSIQLLMAEPNPDDPLMADISSEFKYNKQLFTEKARKCTQEHAVQQNKGVMEDNKENIEERKTSSRKRDALTAHQEGEAAKRSCL; encoded by the exons ATGGCGGCAGCAGCAATTTTAGGaagcgaagaagaagaaaagcgcCGTCGTCCAGAGAGGGAAATCCAAaactctttttgtttttctcagatTTTATTCTTTGACAA CAATATGCAAAGGACTTCTCGTTTAAAGCGTGAACTCCAGATGCTCAGCACCGAGCCTCCTCCGGGGATAACCTGTTGGCAGACCGAGGAGCGGCTCGACGAGCTCCGGGCCC AGATAGTTGGTGGAACCGAGACTCCATATGAAGGCGGAATCTTTACATTAGAGATCAAAGTCCCTGAGCG CTATCCATTCGAGCCTCCCAACATACGGTTTTTGACCCCCATCTACCACCCCAACATTGACAATTCGGGACGTATCTGCCACGATGCTCTCAAACTTCCACCAAAG GGTGCCTGGAGGCCATCGTTAAACATCTCCACAGTTCTGACCTCCATTCAGCTGCTCATGGCTGAGCCAAACCCAGATGACCCCCTCATGGCTGATATA TCATCAGAGTTCAAATACAACAAACAACTGTTCACGGAGAAGGCCAGAAAGTGTACCCAAGAGCACGCTGTTCAGCAGAATAAA GGTGTGATGGAGgacaacaaagaaaacattgaGGAGAGGAAAACCTCATCTCGTAAACGAGATGCTTTGACTGCGCACCAGGAGGGAGAAGCAGCAAAGAGATCCTGCTTGTAA
- the LOC101078453 gene encoding ubiquitin-conjugating enzyme E2 T isoform X2, translating to MQMAAAAILGSEEEEKRRRPEREIQNSFCFSQILFFDNNMQRTSRLKRELQMLSTEPPPGITCWQTEERLDELRAQIVGGTETPYEGGIFTLEIKVPERYPFEPPNIRFLTPIYHPNIDNSGRICHDALKLPPKGAWRPSLNISTVLTSIQLLMAEPNPDDPLMADISSEFKYNKQLFTEKARKCTQEHAVQQNKGVMEDNKENIEERKTSSRKRDALTAHQEGEAAKRSCL from the exons ATGCAG ATGGCGGCAGCAGCAATTTTAGGaagcgaagaagaagaaaagcgcCGTCGTCCAGAGAGGGAAATCCAAaactctttttgtttttctcagatTTTATTCTTTGACAA CAATATGCAAAGGACTTCTCGTTTAAAGCGTGAACTCCAGATGCTCAGCACCGAGCCTCCTCCGGGGATAACCTGTTGGCAGACCGAGGAGCGGCTCGACGAGCTCCGGGCCC AGATAGTTGGTGGAACCGAGACTCCATATGAAGGCGGAATCTTTACATTAGAGATCAAAGTCCCTGAGCG CTATCCATTCGAGCCTCCCAACATACGGTTTTTGACCCCCATCTACCACCCCAACATTGACAATTCGGGACGTATCTGCCACGATGCTCTCAAACTTCCACCAAAG GGTGCCTGGAGGCCATCGTTAAACATCTCCACAGTTCTGACCTCCATTCAGCTGCTCATGGCTGAGCCAAACCCAGATGACCCCCTCATGGCTGATATA TCATCAGAGTTCAAATACAACAAACAACTGTTCACGGAGAAGGCCAGAAAGTGTACCCAAGAGCACGCTGTTCAGCAGAATAAA GGTGTGATGGAGgacaacaaagaaaacattgaGGAGAGGAAAACCTCATCTCGTAAACGAGATGCTTTGACTGCGCACCAGGAGGGAGAAGCAGCAAAGAGATCCTGCTTGTAA
- the LOC101078453 gene encoding ubiquitin-conjugating enzyme E2 T isoform X5, protein MQMAAAAILGSEEEEKRRRPEREIQNSFCFSQILFFDNNMQRTSRLKRELQMLSTEPPPGITCWQTEERLDELRAQIVGGTETPYEGGIFTLEIKVPERYPFEPPNIRFLTPIYHPNIDNSGRICHDALKLPPKGAWRPSLNISTVLTSIQLLMAEPNPDDPLMADIGVMEDNKENIEERKTSSRKRDALTAHQEGEAAKRSCL, encoded by the exons ATGCAG ATGGCGGCAGCAGCAATTTTAGGaagcgaagaagaagaaaagcgcCGTCGTCCAGAGAGGGAAATCCAAaactctttttgtttttctcagatTTTATTCTTTGACAA CAATATGCAAAGGACTTCTCGTTTAAAGCGTGAACTCCAGATGCTCAGCACCGAGCCTCCTCCGGGGATAACCTGTTGGCAGACCGAGGAGCGGCTCGACGAGCTCCGGGCCC AGATAGTTGGTGGAACCGAGACTCCATATGAAGGCGGAATCTTTACATTAGAGATCAAAGTCCCTGAGCG CTATCCATTCGAGCCTCCCAACATACGGTTTTTGACCCCCATCTACCACCCCAACATTGACAATTCGGGACGTATCTGCCACGATGCTCTCAAACTTCCACCAAAG GGTGCCTGGAGGCCATCGTTAAACATCTCCACAGTTCTGACCTCCATTCAGCTGCTCATGGCTGAGCCAAACCCAGATGACCCCCTCATGGCTGATATA GGTGTGATGGAGgacaacaaagaaaacattgaGGAGAGGAAAACCTCATCTCGTAAACGAGATGCTTTGACTGCGCACCAGGAGGGAGAAGCAGCAAAGAGATCCTGCTTGTAA
- the LOC101078453 gene encoding uncharacterized methyltransferase YdaC isoform X4 — translation MWVEKISQELGRPTRSVAGWLISKFLKVNNQIVEERAVSHCGIQPGDTVLELGHGPGLGLQFAAKMLTGPRGHLIGVDYSEYMHQMASKRLKDLVASGKLTLHHCDVAAMPLGDNSVDKVFHCNCYYFWPDLRKGGAEIHRVMKPGGRMVTTLILSRITDAGKKNLFSGENWHPDAYMAALRDSGFIDVRMEDKCDKDVAYQVIFATASKGN, via the exons ATGTGGGTTGAAAAAATATCGCAAGAACTGGGTCGGCCAACGCGATCTGTGGCCGGATGGCTGATCAGTAAGTTCCTCAAAGTCAACAATCAGATCGTTGAGGAAAGAGCCGTGTCGCACTGCGGGATTCAACCCGGAGATACAGTCCTGGAATTGGGTCATGGTCCAGGACTCGGTCTGCAGTTTGCAGCTAAAATGCTCACAGGGCCCAGGGGGCACCTTATAGGGGTGGATTATTCTGAATACATGCATCAG atGGCAAGTAAGAGACTTAAGGATCTCGTGGCCAGTGGTAAATTGACCCTACACCACTGTGATGTTGCAGCAATGCCTCTGGGAGACAACAGCGTGGATAAAGTATTCCATTGTAACTGCTACTACTTCTGGCCTGATCTCAGGAAGGGAGGTGCAGAGATCCACCGGGTAATGAAACCAG GAGGTCGGATGGTGACCACGCTAATTCTGTCCCGCATCACTGATGCAGGTAAAAAGAATCTGTTTTCAGGGGAAAACTGGCACCCGGATGCCTACATGGCAGCTCTGAGAGATTCTGGCTTCATTGATGTCAGAATGGAAGACAAATGTGATAAAGATGTTGCTTATCAAGTCATCTTTGCAACTGCCTCCAAAGGCAATTAA
- the LOC101078453 gene encoding uncharacterized methyltransferase YdaC isoform X1, which translates to MPNDNWHVSLSRRVSTRNLSRVPSDISVMWVEKISQELGRPTRSVAGWLISKFLKVNNQIVEERAVSHCGIQPGDTVLELGHGPGLGLQFAAKMLTGPRGHLIGVDYSEYMHQMASKRLKDLVASGKLTLHHCDVAAMPLGDNSVDKVFHCNCYYFWPDLRKGGAEIHRVMKPGGRMVTTLILSRITDAGKKNLFSGENWHPDAYMAALRDSGFIDVRMEDKCDKDVAYQVIFATASKGN; encoded by the exons ATGCCGAATGACAATTGGCACGTCAGTTTGAGCCGGCGTGTGTCCACGCGTAATTTAAGCAGAGTTCCTTCAGACATTTCAG TTATGTGGGTTGAAAAAATATCGCAAGAACTGGGTCGGCCAACGCGATCTGTGGCCGGATGGCTGATCAGTAAGTTCCTCAAAGTCAACAATCAGATCGTTGAGGAAAGAGCCGTGTCGCACTGCGGGATTCAACCCGGAGATACAGTCCTGGAATTGGGTCATGGTCCAGGACTCGGTCTGCAGTTTGCAGCTAAAATGCTCACAGGGCCCAGGGGGCACCTTATAGGGGTGGATTATTCTGAATACATGCATCAG atGGCAAGTAAGAGACTTAAGGATCTCGTGGCCAGTGGTAAATTGACCCTACACCACTGTGATGTTGCAGCAATGCCTCTGGGAGACAACAGCGTGGATAAAGTATTCCATTGTAACTGCTACTACTTCTGGCCTGATCTCAGGAAGGGAGGTGCAGAGATCCACCGGGTAATGAAACCAG GAGGTCGGATGGTGACCACGCTAATTCTGTCCCGCATCACTGATGCAGGTAAAAAGAATCTGTTTTCAGGGGAAAACTGGCACCCGGATGCCTACATGGCAGCTCTGAGAGATTCTGGCTTCATTGATGTCAGAATGGAAGACAAATGTGATAAAGATGTTGCTTATCAAGTCATCTTTGCAACTGCCTCCAAAGGCAATTAA
- the etv7 gene encoding transcription factor ETV7: protein MFHGNTPVTVHQFSSNQLPVGSPPTLEDLWRLPGRLRINPSLWDKEDVALWLHWAQKEYSLRRPEKGRFEMNGRALCLLTKEDFRHRCPSSGDVLFEILQCVKMQRRVNPQKRSHPLPTVNADGKVSRQNPPQGAQESAAGSKSQASVTATAGQPEAVESVRNCPVIVYMYPSPVTHTNVIAAFPVEPQNQAGIPPQSEIVTQEPLNLSKPNQEKHSLLHDVSGHIPECRLLWDYVYHLLCDNRYQEYIRWEDQDRLVFRVVDPNGLARLWGHHKRRDNMTYEKLSRALRHYYKLNIIKKERGQKLLFRFLKLPKSSNLNAQSKIHEDTLDENLQDPSSPHDLTEDHFEVSPDRASPQPPP, encoded by the exons ATGTTCCATGGAAACACTCCTGTCACTGTGCACCAGTTCAGCTCCAATCAGCTTCCTGTTGGCAGCCCCCCAACTCTGGAAGACCTGTGGCGCCTACCTGGACGATTGC GAATCAACCCGTCGTTGTGGGACAAAGAGGATGTTGCTCTCTGGCTCCACTGGGCACAGAAGGAATATTCACTGCGCCGGCCTGAGAAGGGACGCTTTGAGATGAACGGCCGAGCCTTGTGTCTGCTCACCAAAGAGGACTTCAGGCACCGCTGTCCCAGCTCGG GTGATGTCCTGTTCGAGATCCTGCAGTGTGTAAAAATGCAAAGGCGGGTTAACCCCCAAAAAAGGTCTCATCCACTCCCGACCGTGAACGCAGACGGCAAAGTCAGTCGCCAGAACCCTCCTCAGGGTGCCCAAGAGTCAGCCGCAGGCAGCAAAAGCCAAG CAAGTGTAACCGCCACTGCGGGCCAACCAGAGGCCGTGGAAAGTGTCAGAAATTGTCCAGTGATCGTTTACATGTATCCATCTCCAGTTACACACACTA ACGTAATAGCAGCTTTTCCTGTGGAGCCTCAAAACCAAGCAGGGATCCCTCCTCAAAGTGAGATTGTCACCCAAGAGCCACTAAACCTGTCCAAACCAAACCAAGAAAAACACTCATTGCTTCACGATGTCAGTGGCCACATCCCAG AGTGCAGATTGCTGTGGGACTATGTGTATCACCTGTTGTGTGACAATCGCTACCAAGAATACATTCGATGGGAAGACCAAGACAGGCTTGTATTCAGAGTGGTGGACCCAAATGGACTGGCGCGTCTCTGGGGACACCACAAG CGCAGAGACAATATGACTTATGAGAAGTTGTCCCGTGCTTTACGACACTACTACAAGCTGAACATCATCAAAAAAGAGCGAGGACAAAAACTGCTCTTCAG GTTTTTGAAACTCCCAAAAAGCAGTAATCTTAACGCTCAATCCAAGATACATGAAGACACTCTGGATGAGAACTTGCAAGACCCCAGTTCTCCACACGACTTGACTGAGGATCATTTTGAGGTTTCTCCAGACCGTGCATCTCCACAGCCTCCTCCATAG
- the pnpla1 gene encoding patatin-like phospholipase domain-containing protein 2 has product MAPGVFSCHHQDVPPSISFSGSGFMATYQLGVAQCLLNYVPWKIRSAPCVLGVSAGSLVAAAVVCEVSLVSMRDEMLNFAKQLKAFMLGPFNPSVNLLHWLEMVLYKHLPSNAHHLANGRLAVAMTRMDDGKLIIKSEFESKEDVVQALLCSCFVPGYCGITAPSIKGVHYLDGGFTSMLPVLPVSCSDILTVCPFSGETDICPRDTNSMLDMVVSGTTLKGNIANTLRIINALYPMALETLEEAYKSGYRDAINFLLSKDLVPYLTVHEEFQGPLKPNKEKLSVPGETDQEVTEGKKEVTEGDREALTSFTDVAGLKKGNSEVQKTNGNHSFHFGMMKNALLGSIVSYFGMFGLPARILYYLFLPVMVSYYTAVQGRHRLELLYEQTCELLFWTYQCLRFLTIFMFNIFICTLEKNLKDRMIPFILLLKWLKPHLFAAIQEQRKAAP; this is encoded by the exons ATGGCCCCTGGAGTCTTCAGTTGTCATCATCAAGATGTTCCTCCGTCCATCTCCTTCTCTGGATCTGGATTCATGGCAACTTACCAGTTAGGGGTTGCCCAGTGTCTGCTGAATTACGTGCCGTGGAAGATCCGCTCAGCACCGTGTGTCCTGGGTGTATCTGCAGGGTCTCTGGTTGCTGCTGCAGTCGTTTGTGAAGTCAGCCTGG TCTCCATGCGGGATGAGATGCTTAACTTTGCTAAACAATTGAAGGCTTTCATGCTGGGACCGTTTAACCCCTCAGTCAACCTTCTCCACTGGTTAGAAATGGTTTTATACAAGCATCTTCCTTCAAACGCACACCATCTGGCCAATGGACGTCTTGCTGTAGCCATGACCCGAATGGATGATGGCAAGCTCATCATCAAGTCTGAGTTTGAGTCCAAAGAGGATGTAGTCCAG GCTTTGCTGTGTAGCTGCTTTGTACCTGGTTACTGTGGTATCACGGCTCCATCCATCAAAGGAGTA CATTATTTAGACGGAGGCTTCACTAGCATGCTGCCAGTACTGCCTGTGTCCTGCAGCGATATATTGACTGTGTGTCCGTTTTCTGGAGAGACTGACATCTGTCCCAGAGACACAAATTCCATGTTGGACATGGTCGTGAGCGGAACCACGTTGAAGGGCAATATTGCCAACACTCTCAGGATCATAAATGCTCTCTACCCCATGGCTTTGGAG ACTCTGGAAGAGGCTTACAAAAGCGGCTACAGAGATGCCATTAATTTCCTCCTCAGCAAAG ATCTTGTCCCATATTTGACTGTGCATGAAGAATTCCAAGGGCCACTAAAGCCTAACAAAGAGAAGTTATCAGTTCCTGGAGAAACAGACCAGGAGGtgacagagggaaaaaaggaggtgacagaaggagacagggaggcgTTGACATCATTTACAGATGTCGCAGGTCTGAAGAAAGGCAACTCTGAGGTGcagaaaacaaatggaaatcATTCTTTCCATTTTGGCATGATGAAGAatg CTCTGTTGGGAAGCATTGTTTCCTACTTCGGTATGTTTGGACTTCCAGCGAGGATCCTCTACTACCTGTTCCTTCCTGTCATGGTGTCTTATTACACTGCAGTCCAGGGCAGGCACAG GCTGGAGTTGTTGTATGAGCAGACATGTGAATTATTGTTCTGGACTTATCAATGTCTGAGATTCTTGACAATCTTCATGTTCAACATATTCATCTGTACCCTTGAGAAGAATTTGAAAGACCG GATGATACCCTTCATTTTGCTTCTCAAGTGGCTAAAACCTCACCTATTTGCAGCCAtacaggagcagaggaaggCTGCACCTTAA
- the kcna10a gene encoding potassium voltage-gated channel subfamily A member 10, with translation MDVALVNFESLDEFSECLENESYPNMTTALTVDMSQEHSSPGSSYLLQASPFHYSHASMWGSTSSSPAPHSQMLGVPSQTTKVQTPSRRGRSDCTSIISNWKLLLNSEGTTESETIFNQLAKECYEDLFIDKRGLDDGEQKVIINIAGLRFETQLKTLDQFPETLLGDPSKRMDYFDPMRNEYFFDRNRPSFDGILYYYQSGGKIRRPANVPLDVFADEIVFYELGNDAMEQFREDEGFIKDVKIPLPENEVYRQFWLLFEYPESSNAARGVALVSVLIIVISIIIFCIETLPEFHDDRNSVVPIMIHPFNQSIVHSSSTAPAIFDPFFILETACIAWFFFELCVRFLVCPSKRDFFHNLMNIIDIVSIIPYFVTVVTEILTTPEASSGQNMSLAILRIIRLVRVFRIFKLSRHSKGLQILGQTLKASMRELGLLIFFLFIGVILFSSAIYFAEVDEPNTQFVSIPDGFWWAVVTMTTVGYGDMCPITLGGKMVGTLCAIAGVLTIALPVPVIVSNFNYFYHRETEAEDKWPLADAVEQAMNTEPEISKGSKLSLSRANGIWECNKQR, from the coding sequence ATGGATGTAGCCTTGGTGAACTTTGAGAGTCTGGATGAGTTCAGCGAATGCCTGGAGAATGAGAGTTATCCTAACATGACCACAGCTCTCACAGTGGACATGTCCCAGGAACACAGCAGCCCGGGAAGCAGCTACCTTCTACAGGCCTCACCCTTCCACTACAGCCATGCCTCTATGTGGGGATCCACCTCATCTTCACCAGCACCGCATTCACAAATGCTCGGGGTTCCCTCCCAAACTACAAAGGTGCAAACGCCAAGCCGGAGGGGCCGCAGTGACTGCACCAGCATCATCTCTAACTGGAAGCTACTGCTGAACAGTGAAGGCACGACAGAGAGTGAGACCATCTTCAACCAGCTCGCCAAAGAGTGTTACGAGGACCTCTTTATAGACAAGCGAGGGCTCGACGACGGAGAACAGAAAGTCATCATTAACATCGCTGGTCTTCGATTCGAGACGCAGCTCAAAACCTTGGACCAGTTTCCTGAGACCCTGCTCGGCGATCCCTCAAAGAGGATGGACTACTTTGATCCAATGagaaatgaatatttttttgATCGGAACCGGCCCAGCTTTGACGGGATCTTATATTACTATCAGTCAGGGGGTAAAATCAGACGTCCTGCTAACGTTCCCCTCGACGTGTTCGCAGATGAAATTGTTTTCTATGAGCTTGGGAATGACGCCATGGAGCAGTTCAGAGAAGACGAAGGATTTATCAAGGATGTCAAAATTCCTTTACCGGAAAATGAAGTCTACAGGCAATTCTGGCTCCTCTTTGAGTACCCGGAAAGTTCCAATGCGGCCCGAGGTGTGGCACTGGTGTCTGTTTTGATTATTGTCATATCCatcattattttctgtatagAAACTCTTCCGGAATTCCATGACGACCGAAACTCAGTCGTGCCCATAATGATACATCCATTCAACCAATCCATAGTCCATTCTTCTTCGACAGCCCCGGCCATCTTTGATCCCTTCTTCATTCTGGAGACGGCTTGCATTGCATGGTTCTTTTTTGAGCTGTGTGTTCGATTTTTGGTCTGTCCCAGCAAGAGAGACTTCTTCCACAACCTCATGAACATTATTGACATCGTATCCATCATACCTTATTTTGTTACTGTGGTAACAGAAATACTCACAACGCCAGAAGCAAGCTCTGGGCAGAACATGTCTTTGGCCATTCTTCGCATCATCCGCCTGGTTAGAGTGTTCCGTATTTTCAAACTCTCACGTCATTCCAAGGGGCTGCAGATCCTCGGACAGACCCTGAAGGCCAGCATGCGCGAGCTCGGTTTgctcattttcttcctcttcattggAGTCATCCTCTTCTCCAGCGCTATCTACTTCGCAGAGGTCGACGAGCCAAACACACAGTTTGTCAGCATACCCGACGGCTTCTGGTGGGCTGTTGTAACCATGACTACTGTCGGTTATGGGGACATGTGTCCCATCACCTTGGGGGGCAAAATGGTGGGCACACTCTGTGCCATCGCGGGAGTGCTGACCATTGCTTTGCCCGTCCCTGTCATTGTTTCCAACTTTAACTACTTCTaccacagagagacagaagccgAGGACAAGTGGCCCCTGGCTGATGCTGTTGAGCAAGCCATGAATACTGAACCCGAAATCAGTAAGGGCAGCAAACTGTCACTCAGCCGAGCCAACGGCATCTGGGAGTGTAACAAACAGAGATGA